One window from the genome of Lasioglossum baleicum chromosome 9, iyLasBale1, whole genome shotgun sequence encodes:
- the LOC143212186 gene encoding transcription initiation factor TFIID subunit 4 isoform X2, producing the protein MASAKFLEEALSTDVDESAVNAIVGSLETQLVTSTPAVSGHQVSSASVSQQNHQVNSGISNGGTITAVQPQKHGVSNGGGATSVNSLMTQEVTKSITTSTLLPVNVVTSNTVAPQVTTQQQQQHTQSAVPPAAYINQVTTNQVTSNQTTHIPSLTKAHEPVKIIYPTVGQVIATTGVANVNNKLSFPAQTVGQLANGTLGLTSQAVLQTTSNVVTNVSSVSETGSQTVASVNKPTGTALVIKTSVAPSGMVSVPMSVPVSVAGNPVSTALQAKAGVTSTIVPSNVQILNVNAMRPGTPVAGQQGGKQVASRVVIGQHMIGTRPGGPGITLQTLHGLQPGTQGHILLKTETGQFQLIRVGPPPTAGTPAGTAVTPNSIAGNAVVAAPSPGTTYRLASVPAVSRLNTQFTGPPLATLRKTVQTVAATITTGTTTPVTVTAAATTAPTPPAAAVQTVQTPAPRQTTDNTKEKCRKFLANLLELSSREPKAVERNVRTLIQELIDTKVEPEEFCDRLERLLNASPQPCLIGFLKKSLPLLRQSLVTKELVIEGIKPPPANVVFPVTSATPVVTQNQIRPTIAVTAATIPVTAVTATTQIRVMTPIPAATTTVPRPAQPVQQRLIRPVTTVVRSPAAYTVKSTVAVGGIRPTAPTVQKPPVTTTVVKTITTTTQGKTVNTTTTVNKAVVPSFIPKPTTKEKEKKTFSSAGYTGDDDINDVAAMGGVNLAEESQRILGSTEFVGTQIRSCKDEVFLHMTPLQQRIKQIVSNYGLEEPNQEVAALISHAAQERLKNLVEKLAVIAEHRIDLIKVDPRYEVTQDVRAQLKFLEDLDKVERRRHEEQERELLLRAAKSRAKTEDPEQAKLKAKAKEMQRAEMEELRQREANLTALQAIGPRKKPKLDVGGSASSPGSNSGLNTSSTGINRQMPMRPRLKRVNFRDLMFLLEQEKETCRSTTLYKSYLK; encoded by the exons ATGGCGTCAGCTAAGTTTCTGGAGGAAGCTCTGAGCACGGACGTCGATGAATCCGCAGTGAACGCGATAGTGGGCTCTCTTGAAACGCAACTGGTAACATCGACGCCGGCTGTCTCTGGTCATCAAGTAAGTTCTGCGTCAGTCAGCCAGCAGAATCATCAGGTGAACAGTGGTATTTCGAACGGGGGCACCATCACCGCGGTACAGCCACAGAAACATGGGGTTTCGAACGGCGGCGGTGCTACTTCAGTGAATAGTCTGATGACTCAAGAAGTTACGAAGTCCATTACCACGAGCACTCTTCTGCCAGTAAACGTGGTTACCTCAAACACAGTGGCGCCACAGGTTACTacacaacagcagcaacagcataCACAATCAGCAGTCCCCCCTGCTGCTTATATCAATCAAGTTACTACAAATCAGGTGACCAGTAATCAAACAACACATATACCAAGCCTTACTAAAGCACACGAGCCTGTTAAGATTATTTACCCAACTGTTGGCCAAGTAATAGCAACAACGGGGGTGGCAAATGTCAATAATAAACTTTCCTTTCCTGCACAAACTGTTGGACAGCTAGCCAATGGTACTTTGGGATTAACGTCACAGGCAGTGTTACAGACAACATCAAATGTTGTTACCAATGTTAGCTCTGTTAGTGAAACGGGTAGTCAAACAGTGGCTAGTGTGAATAAGCCGACAGGTACAGCTTTAGTGATAAAGACTAGTGTAGCACCCAGTGGCATGGTTTCCGTTCCAATGTCTGTTCCTGTTTCTGTCGCTGGCAATCCTGTCAGCACAGCGTTACAGGCTAAAGCTGGAGTTACATCCACCATAGTACCTAGTAATGTGCAAATTCTTAATGTTAATGCAATGCGTCCTGGCACACCAGTGGCAGGGCAGCAAGGAGGAAAACAAGTTGCATCCAGAGTAGTTATCGGTCAACATATGATTGGAACAAGACCTGGAGGTCCAGGG ATAACATTACAAACACTGCATGGTCTTCAACCTGGAACTCAGGGCCATATATTACTAAAAACAGAAACTGGGCAGTTTCAACTAATTAGGGTAGGACCACCACCAACTGCAGGTACACCTGCCGGTACCGCAGTTACACCAAATAGTATAGCAGGAAATGCAGTGGTTGCTGCACCATCTCCGGGCACTACCTATCGCTTAGCCTCAGTGCCGGCTGTAAGTAGGCTGAACACACAGTTCACTGGCCCACCACTCGCCACGTTAAGAAAAACGGTTCAG ACTGTGGCTGCGACTATTACAACAGGAACTACTACTCCAGTGACAGTAACTGCTGCTGCCACGACAGCACCTACCCCACCTGCTGCTGCTGTTCAGACAGTTCAGACACCTGCACCT CGTCAAACTACAGATAATACCAAAGAAAAGTGCCGTAAATTTTTAGCAAACTTATTAGAGTTGTCTAGTCGAGAACCTAAAGCAGTGGAGCGAAATGTTCGAACTTTGATACAAGAGTTAATCGATACTAAAGTCGAACCCGAGGAATTCTGTGATAGACTTGAACGATTGTTAAACGCGTCACCTCAACCATGCCTGATTGGATTCCTCAAAAAGAGCCTGCCACTTTTACGGCAATCGCTTGTTACAAAAGAATTAGTTATAGAAGGTATAAAACCTCCTCCAGCCAACGTTGTTTTCCCCGTGACGTCTGCCACTCCTGTCGTAACACAG AATCAGATTAGACCAACCATTGCTGTGACAGCAGCTACAATTCCTGTAACCGCAGTTACTGCGACCACGCAAATAAGAGTAATGACTCCAATACCTGCAGCTACAACCACTGTCCCTAGACCTGCTCAGCCAGTTCAGCAAAGGCTG ataCGACCTGTCACAACAGTAGTTCGTAGCCCTGCAGCGTATACCGTGAAGTCAACTGTAGCGGTAGGCGGAATCCGACCTACTGCTCCCACAGTCCAAAAACCACCTGTTACCACAACAGTTGTTAAAACCATTACAACTACAACACAAGGCAAAACAGTTAACACAACCACTACTGTTAATAAAGCCGTAGTGCCTTCTTTTATTCCAAAGCCAACTACtaaggagaaagagaaaaagacatTTTCATCTGCAGGATACAC GGGAGATGACGATATCAACGATGTGGCGGCTATGGGTGGTGTTAATCTCGCAGAGGAATCTCAAAGGATTCTCGGGTCTACAGAATTCGTCGGAACGCAAATAAGATCCTGTAAAGATGAAGTATTTTTACATATGACACCATTACAGCAAAGAATTAAACAAATTG TTTCTAATTATGGGTTAGAAGAACCTAATCAAGAAGTTGCGGCGTTAATTTCCCACGCTGCACAAGAAAGGTTAAAGAATTTAGTAGAAAAATTAGCAGTAATCGCGGAACACAGGATAGATTTGATAAAG GTGGATCCGCGTTATGAAGTAACGCAGGATGTCAGGGCACAGTTAAAATTCTTGGAAGATTTAGACAAAGTTGAACGTAGGAGACACGAGGAACAGGAAAGGGAGTTACTCTTACGCGCGGCGAAAAGTCGCGCAAAAACAGAGGATCCGGAGCAAGCTAAACTCAAAGCGAAAGCTAAAGAG atGCAACGTGCCGAAATGGAAGAATTAAGGCAAAGAGAAGCAAACCTAACAGCTTTACAAGCGATCGGTCCACGtaaaaagcctaaactcgatgtAGGAGGGTCGGCCAGTAGTCCGGGAAGTAATTCCGGTTTGAACACATCGTCGACCGGTATTAATAGGCAGATGCCGATGAGACCACGGTTGAAGAGGGTGAATTTCAGAGACTTAATGTTCCTTCTTGAACAAGAGAAAGAAACGTGTAGGAGCACAACGCTGTATAAATCGTATTTGAAGTGA
- the LOC143212186 gene encoding transcription initiation factor TFIID subunit 4 isoform X3: protein MASAKFLEEALSTDVDESAVNAIVGSLETQLVTSTPAVSGHQVSSASVSQQNHQVNSGISNGGTITAVQPQKHGVSNGGGATSVNSLMTQEVTKSITTSTLLPVNVVTSNTVAPQVTTQQQQQHTQSAVPPAAYINQVTTNQVTSNQTTHIPSLTKAHEPVKIIYPTVGQVIATTGVANVNNKLSFPAQTVGQLANGTLGLTSQAVLQTTSNVVTNVSSVSETGSQTVASVNKPTGTALVIKTSVAPSGMVSVPMSVPVSVAGNPVSTALQAKAGVTSTIVPSNVQILNVNAMRPGTPVAGQQGGKQVASRVVIGQHMIGTRPGGPGITLQTLHGLQPGTQGHILLKTETGQFQLIRVGPPPTAGTPAGTAVTPNSIAGNAVVAAPSPGTTYRLASVPATVAATITTGTTTPVTVTAAATTAPTPPAAAVQTVQTPAPRQTTDNTKEKCRKFLANLLELSSREPKAVERNVRTLIQELIDTKVEPEEFCDRLERLLNASPQPCLIGFLKKSLPLLRQSLVTKELVIEGIKPPPANVVFPVTSATPVVTQQNQIRPTIAVTAATIPVTAVTATTQIRVMTPIPAATTTVPRPAQPVQQRLIRPVTTVVRSPAAYTVKSTVAVGGIRPTAPTVQKPPVTTTVVKTITTTTQGKTVNTTTTVNKAVVPSFIPKPTTKEKEKKTFSSAGYTGDDDINDVAAMGGVNLAEESQRILGSTEFVGTQIRSCKDEVFLHMTPLQQRIKQIVSNYGLEEPNQEVAALISHAAQERLKNLVEKLAVIAEHRIDLIKVDPRYEVTQDVRAQLKFLEDLDKVERRRHEEQERELLLRAAKSRAKTEDPEQAKLKAKAKEMQRAEMEELRQREANLTALQAIGPRKKPKLDVGGSASSPGSNSGLNTSSTGINRQMPMRPRLKRVNFRDLMFLLEQEKETCRSTTLYKSYLK from the exons ATGGCGTCAGCTAAGTTTCTGGAGGAAGCTCTGAGCACGGACGTCGATGAATCCGCAGTGAACGCGATAGTGGGCTCTCTTGAAACGCAACTGGTAACATCGACGCCGGCTGTCTCTGGTCATCAAGTAAGTTCTGCGTCAGTCAGCCAGCAGAATCATCAGGTGAACAGTGGTATTTCGAACGGGGGCACCATCACCGCGGTACAGCCACAGAAACATGGGGTTTCGAACGGCGGCGGTGCTACTTCAGTGAATAGTCTGATGACTCAAGAAGTTACGAAGTCCATTACCACGAGCACTCTTCTGCCAGTAAACGTGGTTACCTCAAACACAGTGGCGCCACAGGTTACTacacaacagcagcaacagcataCACAATCAGCAGTCCCCCCTGCTGCTTATATCAATCAAGTTACTACAAATCAGGTGACCAGTAATCAAACAACACATATACCAAGCCTTACTAAAGCACACGAGCCTGTTAAGATTATTTACCCAACTGTTGGCCAAGTAATAGCAACAACGGGGGTGGCAAATGTCAATAATAAACTTTCCTTTCCTGCACAAACTGTTGGACAGCTAGCCAATGGTACTTTGGGATTAACGTCACAGGCAGTGTTACAGACAACATCAAATGTTGTTACCAATGTTAGCTCTGTTAGTGAAACGGGTAGTCAAACAGTGGCTAGTGTGAATAAGCCGACAGGTACAGCTTTAGTGATAAAGACTAGTGTAGCACCCAGTGGCATGGTTTCCGTTCCAATGTCTGTTCCTGTTTCTGTCGCTGGCAATCCTGTCAGCACAGCGTTACAGGCTAAAGCTGGAGTTACATCCACCATAGTACCTAGTAATGTGCAAATTCTTAATGTTAATGCAATGCGTCCTGGCACACCAGTGGCAGGGCAGCAAGGAGGAAAACAAGTTGCATCCAGAGTAGTTATCGGTCAACATATGATTGGAACAAGACCTGGAGGTCCAGGG ATAACATTACAAACACTGCATGGTCTTCAACCTGGAACTCAGGGCCATATATTACTAAAAACAGAAACTGGGCAGTTTCAACTAATTAGGGTAGGACCACCACCAACTGCAGGTACACCTGCCGGTACCGCAGTTACACCAAATAGTATAGCAGGAAATGCAGTGGTTGCTGCACCATCTCCGGGCACTACCTATCGCTTAGCCTCAGTGCCGGCT ACTGTGGCTGCGACTATTACAACAGGAACTACTACTCCAGTGACAGTAACTGCTGCTGCCACGACAGCACCTACCCCACCTGCTGCTGCTGTTCAGACAGTTCAGACACCTGCACCT CGTCAAACTACAGATAATACCAAAGAAAAGTGCCGTAAATTTTTAGCAAACTTATTAGAGTTGTCTAGTCGAGAACCTAAAGCAGTGGAGCGAAATGTTCGAACTTTGATACAAGAGTTAATCGATACTAAAGTCGAACCCGAGGAATTCTGTGATAGACTTGAACGATTGTTAAACGCGTCACCTCAACCATGCCTGATTGGATTCCTCAAAAAGAGCCTGCCACTTTTACGGCAATCGCTTGTTACAAAAGAATTAGTTATAGAAGGTATAAAACCTCCTCCAGCCAACGTTGTTTTCCCCGTGACGTCTGCCACTCCTGTCGTAACACAG CAGAATCAGATTAGACCAACCATTGCTGTGACAGCAGCTACAATTCCTGTAACCGCAGTTACTGCGACCACGCAAATAAGAGTAATGACTCCAATACCTGCAGCTACAACCACTGTCCCTAGACCTGCTCAGCCAGTTCAGCAAAGGCTG ataCGACCTGTCACAACAGTAGTTCGTAGCCCTGCAGCGTATACCGTGAAGTCAACTGTAGCGGTAGGCGGAATCCGACCTACTGCTCCCACAGTCCAAAAACCACCTGTTACCACAACAGTTGTTAAAACCATTACAACTACAACACAAGGCAAAACAGTTAACACAACCACTACTGTTAATAAAGCCGTAGTGCCTTCTTTTATTCCAAAGCCAACTACtaaggagaaagagaaaaagacatTTTCATCTGCAGGATACAC GGGAGATGACGATATCAACGATGTGGCGGCTATGGGTGGTGTTAATCTCGCAGAGGAATCTCAAAGGATTCTCGGGTCTACAGAATTCGTCGGAACGCAAATAAGATCCTGTAAAGATGAAGTATTTTTACATATGACACCATTACAGCAAAGAATTAAACAAATTG TTTCTAATTATGGGTTAGAAGAACCTAATCAAGAAGTTGCGGCGTTAATTTCCCACGCTGCACAAGAAAGGTTAAAGAATTTAGTAGAAAAATTAGCAGTAATCGCGGAACACAGGATAGATTTGATAAAG GTGGATCCGCGTTATGAAGTAACGCAGGATGTCAGGGCACAGTTAAAATTCTTGGAAGATTTAGACAAAGTTGAACGTAGGAGACACGAGGAACAGGAAAGGGAGTTACTCTTACGCGCGGCGAAAAGTCGCGCAAAAACAGAGGATCCGGAGCAAGCTAAACTCAAAGCGAAAGCTAAAGAG atGCAACGTGCCGAAATGGAAGAATTAAGGCAAAGAGAAGCAAACCTAACAGCTTTACAAGCGATCGGTCCACGtaaaaagcctaaactcgatgtAGGAGGGTCGGCCAGTAGTCCGGGAAGTAATTCCGGTTTGAACACATCGTCGACCGGTATTAATAGGCAGATGCCGATGAGACCACGGTTGAAGAGGGTGAATTTCAGAGACTTAATGTTCCTTCTTGAACAAGAGAAAGAAACGTGTAGGAGCACAACGCTGTATAAATCGTATTTGAAGTGA
- the LOC143212186 gene encoding transcription initiation factor TFIID subunit 4 isoform X4 has translation MASAKFLEEALSTDVDESAVNAIVGSLETQLVTSTPAVSGHQVSSASVSQQNHQVNSGISNGGTITAVQPQKHGVSNGGGATSVNSLMTQEVTKSITTSTLLPVNVVTSNTVAPQVTTQQQQQHTQSAVPPAAYINQVTTNQVTSNQTTHIPSLTKAHEPVKIIYPTVGQVIATTGVANVNNKLSFPAQTVGQLANGTLGLTSQAVLQTTSNVVTNVSSVSETGSQTVASVNKPTGTALVIKTSVAPSGMVSVPMSVPVSVAGNPVSTALQAKAGVTSTIVPSNVQILNVNAMRPGTPVAGQQGGKQVASRVVIGQHMIGTRPGGPGITLQTLHGLQPGTQGHILLKTETGQFQLIRVGPPPTAGTPAGTAVTPNSIAGNAVVAAPSPGTTYRLASVPAVSRLNTQFTGPPLATLRKTVQTVAATITTGTTTPVTVTAAATTAPTPPAAAVQTVQTPAPRQTTDNTKEKCRKFLANLLELSSREPKAVERNVRTLIQELIDTKVEPEEFCDRLERLLNASPQPCLIGFLKKSLPLLRQSLVTKELVIEGIKPPPANVVFPVTSATPVVTQQNQIRPTIAVTAATIPVTAVTATTQIRVMTPIPAATTTVPRPAQPVQQRLIRPVTTVVRSPAAYTVKSTVAVGGIRPTAPTVQKPPVTTTVVKTITTTTQGKTVNTTTTVNKAVVPSFIPKPTTKEKEKKTFSSAGYTGDDDINDVAAMGGVNLAEESQRILGSTEFVGTQIRSCKDEVFLHMTPLQQRIKQIGGSAL, from the exons ATGGCGTCAGCTAAGTTTCTGGAGGAAGCTCTGAGCACGGACGTCGATGAATCCGCAGTGAACGCGATAGTGGGCTCTCTTGAAACGCAACTGGTAACATCGACGCCGGCTGTCTCTGGTCATCAAGTAAGTTCTGCGTCAGTCAGCCAGCAGAATCATCAGGTGAACAGTGGTATTTCGAACGGGGGCACCATCACCGCGGTACAGCCACAGAAACATGGGGTTTCGAACGGCGGCGGTGCTACTTCAGTGAATAGTCTGATGACTCAAGAAGTTACGAAGTCCATTACCACGAGCACTCTTCTGCCAGTAAACGTGGTTACCTCAAACACAGTGGCGCCACAGGTTACTacacaacagcagcaacagcataCACAATCAGCAGTCCCCCCTGCTGCTTATATCAATCAAGTTACTACAAATCAGGTGACCAGTAATCAAACAACACATATACCAAGCCTTACTAAAGCACACGAGCCTGTTAAGATTATTTACCCAACTGTTGGCCAAGTAATAGCAACAACGGGGGTGGCAAATGTCAATAATAAACTTTCCTTTCCTGCACAAACTGTTGGACAGCTAGCCAATGGTACTTTGGGATTAACGTCACAGGCAGTGTTACAGACAACATCAAATGTTGTTACCAATGTTAGCTCTGTTAGTGAAACGGGTAGTCAAACAGTGGCTAGTGTGAATAAGCCGACAGGTACAGCTTTAGTGATAAAGACTAGTGTAGCACCCAGTGGCATGGTTTCCGTTCCAATGTCTGTTCCTGTTTCTGTCGCTGGCAATCCTGTCAGCACAGCGTTACAGGCTAAAGCTGGAGTTACATCCACCATAGTACCTAGTAATGTGCAAATTCTTAATGTTAATGCAATGCGTCCTGGCACACCAGTGGCAGGGCAGCAAGGAGGAAAACAAGTTGCATCCAGAGTAGTTATCGGTCAACATATGATTGGAACAAGACCTGGAGGTCCAGGG ATAACATTACAAACACTGCATGGTCTTCAACCTGGAACTCAGGGCCATATATTACTAAAAACAGAAACTGGGCAGTTTCAACTAATTAGGGTAGGACCACCACCAACTGCAGGTACACCTGCCGGTACCGCAGTTACACCAAATAGTATAGCAGGAAATGCAGTGGTTGCTGCACCATCTCCGGGCACTACCTATCGCTTAGCCTCAGTGCCGGCTGTAAGTAGGCTGAACACACAGTTCACTGGCCCACCACTCGCCACGTTAAGAAAAACGGTTCAG ACTGTGGCTGCGACTATTACAACAGGAACTACTACTCCAGTGACAGTAACTGCTGCTGCCACGACAGCACCTACCCCACCTGCTGCTGCTGTTCAGACAGTTCAGACACCTGCACCT CGTCAAACTACAGATAATACCAAAGAAAAGTGCCGTAAATTTTTAGCAAACTTATTAGAGTTGTCTAGTCGAGAACCTAAAGCAGTGGAGCGAAATGTTCGAACTTTGATACAAGAGTTAATCGATACTAAAGTCGAACCCGAGGAATTCTGTGATAGACTTGAACGATTGTTAAACGCGTCACCTCAACCATGCCTGATTGGATTCCTCAAAAAGAGCCTGCCACTTTTACGGCAATCGCTTGTTACAAAAGAATTAGTTATAGAAGGTATAAAACCTCCTCCAGCCAACGTTGTTTTCCCCGTGACGTCTGCCACTCCTGTCGTAACACAG CAGAATCAGATTAGACCAACCATTGCTGTGACAGCAGCTACAATTCCTGTAACCGCAGTTACTGCGACCACGCAAATAAGAGTAATGACTCCAATACCTGCAGCTACAACCACTGTCCCTAGACCTGCTCAGCCAGTTCAGCAAAGGCTG ataCGACCTGTCACAACAGTAGTTCGTAGCCCTGCAGCGTATACCGTGAAGTCAACTGTAGCGGTAGGCGGAATCCGACCTACTGCTCCCACAGTCCAAAAACCACCTGTTACCACAACAGTTGTTAAAACCATTACAACTACAACACAAGGCAAAACAGTTAACACAACCACTACTGTTAATAAAGCCGTAGTGCCTTCTTTTATTCCAAAGCCAACTACtaaggagaaagagaaaaagacatTTTCATCTGCAGGATACAC GGGAGATGACGATATCAACGATGTGGCGGCTATGGGTGGTGTTAATCTCGCAGAGGAATCTCAAAGGATTCTCGGGTCTACAGAATTCGTCGGAACGCAAATAAGATCCTGTAAAGATGAAGTATTTTTACATATGACACCATTACAGCAAAGAATTAAACAAATTG GTGGATCCGCGTTATGA
- the LOC143212186 gene encoding transcription initiation factor TFIID subunit 4 isoform X1: protein MASAKFLEEALSTDVDESAVNAIVGSLETQLVTSTPAVSGHQVSSASVSQQNHQVNSGISNGGTITAVQPQKHGVSNGGGATSVNSLMTQEVTKSITTSTLLPVNVVTSNTVAPQVTTQQQQQHTQSAVPPAAYINQVTTNQVTSNQTTHIPSLTKAHEPVKIIYPTVGQVIATTGVANVNNKLSFPAQTVGQLANGTLGLTSQAVLQTTSNVVTNVSSVSETGSQTVASVNKPTGTALVIKTSVAPSGMVSVPMSVPVSVAGNPVSTALQAKAGVTSTIVPSNVQILNVNAMRPGTPVAGQQGGKQVASRVVIGQHMIGTRPGGPGITLQTLHGLQPGTQGHILLKTETGQFQLIRVGPPPTAGTPAGTAVTPNSIAGNAVVAAPSPGTTYRLASVPAVSRLNTQFTGPPLATLRKTVQTVAATITTGTTTPVTVTAAATTAPTPPAAAVQTVQTPAPRQTTDNTKEKCRKFLANLLELSSREPKAVERNVRTLIQELIDTKVEPEEFCDRLERLLNASPQPCLIGFLKKSLPLLRQSLVTKELVIEGIKPPPANVVFPVTSATPVVTQQNQIRPTIAVTAATIPVTAVTATTQIRVMTPIPAATTTVPRPAQPVQQRLIRPVTTVVRSPAAYTVKSTVAVGGIRPTAPTVQKPPVTTTVVKTITTTTQGKTVNTTTTVNKAVVPSFIPKPTTKEKEKKTFSSAGYTGDDDINDVAAMGGVNLAEESQRILGSTEFVGTQIRSCKDEVFLHMTPLQQRIKQIVSNYGLEEPNQEVAALISHAAQERLKNLVEKLAVIAEHRIDLIKVDPRYEVTQDVRAQLKFLEDLDKVERRRHEEQERELLLRAAKSRAKTEDPEQAKLKAKAKEMQRAEMEELRQREANLTALQAIGPRKKPKLDVGGSASSPGSNSGLNTSSTGINRQMPMRPRLKRVNFRDLMFLLEQEKETCRSTTLYKSYLK, encoded by the exons ATGGCGTCAGCTAAGTTTCTGGAGGAAGCTCTGAGCACGGACGTCGATGAATCCGCAGTGAACGCGATAGTGGGCTCTCTTGAAACGCAACTGGTAACATCGACGCCGGCTGTCTCTGGTCATCAAGTAAGTTCTGCGTCAGTCAGCCAGCAGAATCATCAGGTGAACAGTGGTATTTCGAACGGGGGCACCATCACCGCGGTACAGCCACAGAAACATGGGGTTTCGAACGGCGGCGGTGCTACTTCAGTGAATAGTCTGATGACTCAAGAAGTTACGAAGTCCATTACCACGAGCACTCTTCTGCCAGTAAACGTGGTTACCTCAAACACAGTGGCGCCACAGGTTACTacacaacagcagcaacagcataCACAATCAGCAGTCCCCCCTGCTGCTTATATCAATCAAGTTACTACAAATCAGGTGACCAGTAATCAAACAACACATATACCAAGCCTTACTAAAGCACACGAGCCTGTTAAGATTATTTACCCAACTGTTGGCCAAGTAATAGCAACAACGGGGGTGGCAAATGTCAATAATAAACTTTCCTTTCCTGCACAAACTGTTGGACAGCTAGCCAATGGTACTTTGGGATTAACGTCACAGGCAGTGTTACAGACAACATCAAATGTTGTTACCAATGTTAGCTCTGTTAGTGAAACGGGTAGTCAAACAGTGGCTAGTGTGAATAAGCCGACAGGTACAGCTTTAGTGATAAAGACTAGTGTAGCACCCAGTGGCATGGTTTCCGTTCCAATGTCTGTTCCTGTTTCTGTCGCTGGCAATCCTGTCAGCACAGCGTTACAGGCTAAAGCTGGAGTTACATCCACCATAGTACCTAGTAATGTGCAAATTCTTAATGTTAATGCAATGCGTCCTGGCACACCAGTGGCAGGGCAGCAAGGAGGAAAACAAGTTGCATCCAGAGTAGTTATCGGTCAACATATGATTGGAACAAGACCTGGAGGTCCAGGG ATAACATTACAAACACTGCATGGTCTTCAACCTGGAACTCAGGGCCATATATTACTAAAAACAGAAACTGGGCAGTTTCAACTAATTAGGGTAGGACCACCACCAACTGCAGGTACACCTGCCGGTACCGCAGTTACACCAAATAGTATAGCAGGAAATGCAGTGGTTGCTGCACCATCTCCGGGCACTACCTATCGCTTAGCCTCAGTGCCGGCTGTAAGTAGGCTGAACACACAGTTCACTGGCCCACCACTCGCCACGTTAAGAAAAACGGTTCAG ACTGTGGCTGCGACTATTACAACAGGAACTACTACTCCAGTGACAGTAACTGCTGCTGCCACGACAGCACCTACCCCACCTGCTGCTGCTGTTCAGACAGTTCAGACACCTGCACCT CGTCAAACTACAGATAATACCAAAGAAAAGTGCCGTAAATTTTTAGCAAACTTATTAGAGTTGTCTAGTCGAGAACCTAAAGCAGTGGAGCGAAATGTTCGAACTTTGATACAAGAGTTAATCGATACTAAAGTCGAACCCGAGGAATTCTGTGATAGACTTGAACGATTGTTAAACGCGTCACCTCAACCATGCCTGATTGGATTCCTCAAAAAGAGCCTGCCACTTTTACGGCAATCGCTTGTTACAAAAGAATTAGTTATAGAAGGTATAAAACCTCCTCCAGCCAACGTTGTTTTCCCCGTGACGTCTGCCACTCCTGTCGTAACACAG CAGAATCAGATTAGACCAACCATTGCTGTGACAGCAGCTACAATTCCTGTAACCGCAGTTACTGCGACCACGCAAATAAGAGTAATGACTCCAATACCTGCAGCTACAACCACTGTCCCTAGACCTGCTCAGCCAGTTCAGCAAAGGCTG ataCGACCTGTCACAACAGTAGTTCGTAGCCCTGCAGCGTATACCGTGAAGTCAACTGTAGCGGTAGGCGGAATCCGACCTACTGCTCCCACAGTCCAAAAACCACCTGTTACCACAACAGTTGTTAAAACCATTACAACTACAACACAAGGCAAAACAGTTAACACAACCACTACTGTTAATAAAGCCGTAGTGCCTTCTTTTATTCCAAAGCCAACTACtaaggagaaagagaaaaagacatTTTCATCTGCAGGATACAC GGGAGATGACGATATCAACGATGTGGCGGCTATGGGTGGTGTTAATCTCGCAGAGGAATCTCAAAGGATTCTCGGGTCTACAGAATTCGTCGGAACGCAAATAAGATCCTGTAAAGATGAAGTATTTTTACATATGACACCATTACAGCAAAGAATTAAACAAATTG TTTCTAATTATGGGTTAGAAGAACCTAATCAAGAAGTTGCGGCGTTAATTTCCCACGCTGCACAAGAAAGGTTAAAGAATTTAGTAGAAAAATTAGCAGTAATCGCGGAACACAGGATAGATTTGATAAAG GTGGATCCGCGTTATGAAGTAACGCAGGATGTCAGGGCACAGTTAAAATTCTTGGAAGATTTAGACAAAGTTGAACGTAGGAGACACGAGGAACAGGAAAGGGAGTTACTCTTACGCGCGGCGAAAAGTCGCGCAAAAACAGAGGATCCGGAGCAAGCTAAACTCAAAGCGAAAGCTAAAGAG atGCAACGTGCCGAAATGGAAGAATTAAGGCAAAGAGAAGCAAACCTAACAGCTTTACAAGCGATCGGTCCACGtaaaaagcctaaactcgatgtAGGAGGGTCGGCCAGTAGTCCGGGAAGTAATTCCGGTTTGAACACATCGTCGACCGGTATTAATAGGCAGATGCCGATGAGACCACGGTTGAAGAGGGTGAATTTCAGAGACTTAATGTTCCTTCTTGAACAAGAGAAAGAAACGTGTAGGAGCACAACGCTGTATAAATCGTATTTGAAGTGA